The following are encoded together in the Pseudomonas sp. IB20 genome:
- a CDS encoding virulence factor family protein produces the protein MIRRSWRYVLAFVVLLALIAAGGFWYWNRPAPQPTLEQLPQADGSVMTRVTPNGSAKARVAVAVMADETLTDSQLIALSKGGAAQIVQVVLPKDDCKLQEQALQSALAQLKGPATLVSGIGPGAALAWRWLATQNDDKANAISVGFALVQEGCKDPLPKTSAHGNWLVAWNDNPDDESASFVRDTPRATTSISDYDIHYPQVLNNELRKQLVGSDNAGLAIPVVEVPAGQAKDTVTLFLSGDGGWRDLDRDVAGEMAKIGYPVVGIDTLRYYWQHKTPEQSAKDLTELMQHYRQKWGTKRFVLTGYSFGADVLPAIYNRMPENEQQRVDAIILLAFARTGSFEIEVEGWLGNAGKEAATGPEMAKLPADKVVCIYGAEEVDESGCTDKTAVGEAVKLPGGHHFDENYPALAQRLVDIIVKHQAKDKAE, from the coding sequence ATGATTCGACGCTCCTGGCGGTATGTGTTGGCCTTTGTAGTGCTGCTCGCGCTGATCGCGGCGGGTGGCTTTTGGTACTGGAACCGCCCTGCCCCGCAACCGACCTTGGAGCAACTGCCCCAGGCTGACGGCTCGGTGATGACCCGTGTAACGCCTAACGGCTCGGCAAAAGCCCGTGTGGCGGTGGCCGTGATGGCCGATGAAACCCTGACCGACAGCCAGTTGATTGCCCTGAGCAAGGGCGGCGCAGCTCAAATCGTTCAAGTGGTCCTGCCAAAAGATGACTGCAAGCTGCAGGAACAAGCGCTGCAAAGCGCCCTGGCCCAGCTTAAAGGCCCGGCGACCCTGGTCAGCGGCATCGGCCCTGGCGCTGCGCTCGCCTGGCGCTGGTTGGCCACACAGAACGACGACAAGGCCAACGCCATCTCCGTCGGCTTCGCCCTGGTACAGGAAGGCTGCAAGGACCCGCTGCCGAAGACCTCCGCCCATGGCAACTGGCTGGTGGCGTGGAACGATAACCCTGACGATGAAAGCGCCAGTTTCGTACGCGACACTCCGCGCGCGACCACCAGCATCAGCGACTACGACATTCATTACCCACAAGTGCTGAACAACGAACTGCGCAAGCAATTGGTCGGTTCGGACAACGCCGGCCTGGCGATTCCTGTGGTGGAAGTGCCGGCGGGCCAAGCCAAGGACACCGTTACCCTGTTCCTCTCCGGTGACGGCGGCTGGCGTGACCTGGACCGTGACGTGGCCGGTGAAATGGCCAAGATCGGCTACCCGGTGGTCGGCATCGACACCCTGCGCTACTACTGGCAGCACAAGACCCCGGAACAGAGCGCCAAAGACCTTACCGAACTGATGCAGCACTACCGGCAGAAATGGGGCACCAAGCGCTTCGTCCTGACCGGCTACTCGTTCGGCGCTGACGTACTGCCGGCGATCTACAACCGCATGCCGGAAAACGAACAGCAGCGCGTGGATGCAATCATCCTGCTGGCGTTCGCACGTACCGGTAGCTTTGAAATCGAAGTGGAAGGTTGGTTGGGCAACGCCGGCAAAGAAGCCGCGACCGGCCCGGAAATGGCCAAGCTGCCGGCTGACAAAGTGGTGTGCATCTACGGCGCCGAAGAAGTCGACGAGAGTGGCTGCACCGACAAGACCGCTGTTGGCGAAGCGGTGAAGCTGCCAGGCGGGCATCACTTTGATGAAAACTACCCGGCGCTGGCGCAGCGGCTGGTAGACATCATCGTGAAGCACCAGGCCAAGGACAAAGCCGAGTAA
- the recJ gene encoding single-stranded-DNA-specific exonuclease RecJ, with protein MRIDPRPLPAVLPFLGELPPLLTRLYAARGVQSEAELDKSLARLIPYQQLKGIDAAVDLLVTALEQRQRILIVGDFDADGATASTVGTLGLRLLGAAHVDYLVPNRFEYGYGLTPEIVAVALQREPQLLITVDNGISSVEGVAAAKAAGLQVLVTDHHLPGDELPAADAIVNPNQPGCEFPSKALAGVGVIFYVLMALRARLRSLGWYDNKPQPNIGELLDLVALGSVADVVPLDANNRILVHQGLERIRAGRARPGIKAILEVAKRDHARITSTDLGFILGPRLNAAGRLDDMSLGIECLLTTDFAAAREMAAQLDGMNQDRKSIEQGMQREALAQLKDLPVESMPYGLCLFDPEWHQGVIGILASRMKERYFRPTIAFADAGDGLLKGSGRSVQGFHIRDALAVVASQHPNLIAKYGGHAMAAGLTLPEANFPLFAEAFDAEVRRQLREEDLTGRLLSDGTLAVEEFHLELARALRHAGPWGQHFPEPLFHGVFQLVEQRVVGERHLKVVLKSECGSVKLDGIAFGVDREVWPNPTVRWVELAYKLDVNEFRGQETVQLMIAHIEPR; from the coding sequence ATGCGTATCGATCCTCGCCCGTTGCCCGCCGTCCTGCCGTTTCTCGGTGAACTGCCACCGCTGTTGACCCGTCTCTACGCCGCGCGCGGGGTGCAGTCTGAAGCCGAGCTGGACAAGAGCCTGGCGCGGTTGATTCCTTACCAGCAGCTCAAGGGCATCGATGCCGCGGTGGACCTGCTGGTGACGGCCTTGGAGCAGCGCCAGCGCATTCTCATCGTCGGTGACTTCGACGCCGATGGCGCCACTGCCAGCACGGTGGGCACCTTGGGCCTGCGTTTGCTCGGTGCGGCGCATGTCGACTACCTGGTGCCCAACCGCTTCGAGTACGGCTACGGCCTGACCCCGGAAATCGTCGCGGTGGCGCTGCAGCGCGAGCCGCAGTTGCTGATTACTGTGGATAACGGTATTTCCAGTGTCGAAGGCGTGGCGGCGGCGAAGGCGGCCGGTTTGCAGGTGTTGGTCACCGACCACCACTTGCCGGGCGATGAGTTGCCGGCGGCAGACGCCATCGTCAACCCGAACCAGCCCGGCTGTGAGTTCCCCAGCAAGGCGCTGGCCGGCGTCGGCGTGATCTTTTACGTGTTGATGGCTTTGCGTGCGCGGTTGCGCAGCCTGGGCTGGTACGACAACAAGCCGCAGCCGAACATCGGCGAATTGCTTGATCTGGTGGCCTTGGGCAGCGTCGCTGACGTGGTGCCCCTGGACGCCAACAACCGCATCCTCGTCCATCAAGGCCTGGAACGCATTCGTGCCGGTCGTGCGCGGCCGGGCATCAAGGCGATCCTCGAGGTCGCCAAGCGCGACCACGCGCGCATCACCTCTACCGATCTCGGTTTCATTCTCGGGCCGCGCCTGAATGCCGCCGGGCGCCTGGATGATATGAGCCTGGGCATCGAATGCCTGCTCACCACCGACTTCGCCGCCGCGCGGGAAATGGCGGCGCAACTGGACGGTATGAACCAGGACCGCAAATCCATCGAACAGGGCATGCAGCGCGAGGCGCTCGCCCAGCTCAAGGATTTGCCGGTGGAATCGATGCCGTACGGTTTGTGCCTGTTCGACCCGGAATGGCACCAAGGCGTGATCGGCATTCTGGCGTCGCGGATGAAAGAGCGGTATTTCCGCCCGACCATCGCCTTTGCCGACGCCGGCGACGGCCTGCTCAAGGGCTCAGGGCGCTCTGTGCAGGGTTTTCACATCCGTGATGCCCTGGCGGTCGTTGCCAGCCAGCATCCCAACCTGATCGCCAAGTACGGCGGTCACGCCATGGCGGCGGGTCTGACGTTGCCCGAGGCGAATTTCCCACTGTTTGCCGAAGCCTTTGACGCTGAAGTACGTCGGCAACTGCGTGAAGAAGACCTCACCGGGCGCTTGCTGTCTGACGGCACCTTGGCCGTGGAAGAGTTTCACCTGGAACTGGCGCGCGCATTGCGGCATGCCGGGCCGTGGGGGCAGCATTTTCCAGAACCGTTGTTTCACGGCGTGTTTCAGTTGGTCGAACAACGCGTAGTGGGCGAGCGGCACCTGAAAGTGGTGCTCAAGAGCGAATGCGGGTCAGTGAAGCTTGATGGCATTGCGTTTGGTGTGGACCGTGAAGTCTGGCCGAACCCGACGGTGCGTTGGGTGGAGTTGGCCTACAAGCTGGACGTGAACGAGTTCCGTGGGCAGGAAACTGTGCAGTTGATGATTGCGCATATCGAACCGCGCTAG
- a CDS encoding YaeQ family protein, with translation MAQPSTTYKFELNLTDLDRSVYESVKQTIARHPSETEERMTVRLLAYALWYNEQLAFGRGLSDVDEPALWEKSLDDRVLHWIEVGQPDADRLTWCSRRTERTSLLAYGSLRVWEGKVVPVANNLKNVHIAAVPQEVLETLAKDMPRVIKWDVMISEGTIFVTDDRGQHEVQLQWLVGERG, from the coding sequence ATGGCCCAGCCGTCCACGACCTACAAATTCGAACTCAATCTCACCGACCTCGATCGTTCGGTGTACGAGAGCGTCAAACAGACCATCGCCCGCCACCCTTCGGAAACCGAAGAACGCATGACCGTGCGCCTGCTGGCCTATGCCCTCTGGTACAACGAGCAACTGGCGTTTGGTCGTGGTCTGTCCGATGTGGATGAACCAGCCCTGTGGGAAAAAAGCCTGGATGATCGGGTTCTGCACTGGATTGAAGTCGGCCAGCCTGACGCCGACCGCCTGACTTGGTGCTCGCGCCGTACCGAACGCACCAGCCTGCTGGCCTATGGCAGCCTGCGTGTATGGGAAGGCAAAGTGGTGCCGGTGGCCAACAACCTGAAAAACGTACACATCGCCGCCGTGCCGCAGGAAGTCCTCGAGACCCTGGCCAAGGACATGCCGCGCGTGATCAAGTGGGACGTGATGATCAGTGAAGGCACGATTTTTGTGACTGATGATCGCGGCCAGCACGAAGTGCAGCTGCAATGGCTGGTTGGCGAGCGCGGTTGA
- a CDS encoding CaiB/BaiF CoA transferase family protein — protein MSLNAKPLAGLKVIELGTLIAGPFASRICAEFGAEVIKVESPDGGDPLRKWRKLYEGTSLWWFVQARNKQSLTLNLKHPDGLAILKQLLADADILIENFRPGVLEKLGLSWETLHALNPKLVMVRLSGFGQTGPMKDQPGFGAVGESMGGLRYITGFDDRPPVRTGISIGDSIAALWAVIGALMALRHREVNGGLGQVVDVALYEAIFAMMESMIPEFDVFGFIRERTGNIMPGITPSSIHTSADGKHVQIGANGDAIFKRFMSAIGREDLANDPVLASNDGRDSRRDELYGVIDRWVNSLPLEQVVEQLNKAEVPASRIYSAEDMLGDPQFLAREMFLKAKLPGGKDFKMPGIVPKLSDTPGSCEWVGPQLGEHNSVVLNALGYDTAAIARLREDGAI, from the coding sequence ATGTCGCTTAATGCCAAACCGCTTGCCGGCCTGAAAGTCATCGAACTGGGCACCCTGATCGCCGGCCCGTTTGCGTCGCGAATCTGCGCCGAGTTCGGCGCAGAGGTGATCAAGGTTGAATCCCCGGACGGCGGTGACCCGTTGCGCAAATGGCGCAAGCTGTATGAGGGCACCTCGCTGTGGTGGTTTGTGCAGGCGCGCAATAAGCAGTCGCTGACCCTCAACCTCAAGCACCCCGATGGCCTGGCGATCCTTAAACAGCTGTTGGCAGACGCCGACATCCTGATCGAAAACTTTCGCCCCGGCGTACTGGAAAAACTCGGCCTGAGCTGGGAAACCCTGCATGCACTGAACCCCAAGCTGGTGATGGTGCGCCTTTCGGGCTTTGGCCAGACCGGGCCGATGAAAGACCAGCCGGGGTTCGGCGCGGTGGGCGAGTCGATGGGCGGTTTGCGCTATATCACCGGTTTTGACGACCGCCCGCCGGTACGCACCGGGATCTCCATCGGCGATTCGATCGCCGCCTTGTGGGCGGTGATCGGCGCGCTGATGGCGCTGCGTCACCGCGAGGTCAACGGCGGGCTTGGCCAGGTGGTGGACGTGGCGCTGTATGAAGCTATTTTCGCAATGATGGAGAGCATGATCCCGGAGTTCGACGTGTTCGGCTTTATCCGCGAGCGCACCGGCAACATCATGCCCGGCATCACGCCTTCGTCGATCCATACCAGTGCCGATGGCAAGCACGTGCAAATCGGCGCCAATGGCGATGCGATCTTCAAGCGTTTCATGTCGGCGATTGGCCGTGAGGACCTGGCCAATGACCCGGTCTTGGCCAGCAATGACGGGCGCGACAGCCGCCGTGACGAGCTGTACGGCGTGATCGACCGCTGGGTCAACTCACTGCCGCTGGAGCAAGTGGTTGAGCAGCTCAACAAGGCTGAGGTCCCGGCCAGTCGTATCTACAGCGCCGAAGACATGCTCGGTGACCCGCAGTTTCTGGCGCGGGAAATGTTTCTGAAGGCCAAGTTGCCGGGCGGCAAGGATTTCAAGATGCCGGGGATCGTGCCCAAGCTCTCGGACACGCCAGGCAGTTGTGAGTGGGTCGGCCCGCAACTGGGTGAACACAACAGCGTAGTGCTCAATGCGTTGGGCTATGACACGGCCGCCATTGCCCGCTTGCGTGAGGACGGCGCGATCTGA
- a CDS encoding TIGR02285 family protein, translating to MAHPRTRRFIQLCLLGSVFGVWPLTSHAQDTLTWLLRDLPPVTIFEGPKKGQGVLDQLLPILSERLPEYRHTMMHVNRARSIQMLRAASLTCDPALLWTPERATYVVFSAQAFVVASNGVTLRRSQYQQMAPFIAEGQFDLQAFLDSHKARIGATAERSYGPVIDAQLKGVDSHILALHYGNDALGSLLQMQRLGRLEAVLGYWPEIRYHATQQGIAPQDLMFYPIKGSAPYQRTHIGCSDTPQGRQAIARIDQVLREIPQEQLLQSYLLWLDPVMREQYLRDNPSFFQDSPER from the coding sequence ATGGCTCACCCGCGCACGCGTCGGTTCATTCAGCTGTGCCTGCTCGGCTCAGTATTCGGCGTATGGCCGCTCACCTCGCATGCTCAGGACACCTTGACCTGGCTGCTGCGCGACCTGCCGCCAGTGACCATCTTCGAGGGGCCAAAAAAAGGCCAGGGCGTACTGGATCAGTTGCTACCGATACTCAGCGAGCGCCTGCCGGAGTACCGTCATACCATGATGCACGTCAACCGCGCCCGCAGCATTCAAATGCTGCGCGCAGCCTCGCTGACCTGCGACCCGGCGCTGCTATGGACGCCGGAACGCGCGACATACGTTGTGTTTTCGGCCCAGGCCTTCGTGGTGGCGAGCAACGGGGTGACCCTGCGACGAAGCCAGTATCAGCAAATGGCGCCCTTTATTGCCGAGGGCCAATTTGACCTGCAAGCCTTTCTCGACTCGCATAAAGCACGCATTGGCGCGACCGCCGAACGCAGCTACGGCCCGGTCATCGATGCACAGCTAAAAGGCGTCGACTCACACATCCTGGCACTGCATTACGGCAATGACGCGCTTGGCAGTCTGCTGCAAATGCAGCGCCTTGGGCGGCTGGAAGCGGTGCTGGGCTACTGGCCGGAAATCCGCTATCACGCCACACAGCAGGGCATTGCGCCGCAGGACTTGATGTTCTATCCCATCAAGGGCTCAGCGCCTTACCAGCGTACGCATATCGGTTGCTCGGACACGCCCCAAGGTCGCCAGGCGATCGCGCGGATCGACCAGGTACTACGCGAAATCCCACAGGAACAGCTTCTGCAGTCCTACTTGTTGTGGTTGGACCCGGTCATGCGCGAGCAGTATTTGCGCGACAACCCGAGCTTTTTCCAGGATTCGCCGGAGCGCTGA
- a CDS encoding DUF3509 domain-containing protein has product MESISLLLEEALSPYQVTLTTAGVQGECLVTVKNPAGAIVVEREVDRAQLTDKRVLVDVVDCLLRDLKIAEGRLEPSVIAALRNAAQTRNGAAA; this is encoded by the coding sequence ATGGAAAGTATCAGCCTATTGCTCGAAGAAGCACTGAGCCCTTATCAGGTGACATTGACCACCGCAGGTGTGCAGGGCGAATGCCTGGTGACCGTTAAGAACCCGGCCGGCGCCATCGTTGTCGAGCGTGAAGTCGACCGCGCGCAATTGACTGATAAACGCGTGCTGGTGGATGTGGTGGATTGCCTGCTGCGCGACCTGAAAATCGCCGAAGGGCGTCTGGAGCCTTCCGTCATCGCGGCATTGCGCAACGCTGCCCAGACGCGCAATGGCGCCGCTGCATGA
- the thrC gene encoding threonine synthase — translation MRYISTRGQAPALNFEDVLLAGLATDGGLYVPENLPRFTQEEIASWAGLPYHELAFRVMRPFVTGSIPDADFKKILEETYGVFSHSAIAPLRQLNGNEWVLELFHGPTLAFKDFALQLLGRLLDYVLEKRGERVVIIGATSGDTGSAAIEGCKHCENVDIFILHPHKRVSEVQRRQMTTIFGENIHNIAIEGNFDDCQEMVKNSFADQSFLKGTRLVAVNSINWARIMAQIVYYFHAALQLGGPARSVSFSVPTGNFGDIFAGYLARNMGLPINQLIVATNRNDILHRFMSGNQYVKETLHATLSPSMDIMVSSNFERLLFDMHGRNGAALAELMSSFKSGGGFSVEQERWTETRKLFDSLAVDDAQTCETIAEVFAQTGELLDPHTAIGVKAARECRRSLDIPMVILGTAHPVKFPEAVEKAGVGKALELPEHLADLFEREERCTVLANDLKAVQAFVSQHGNRGKPL, via the coding sequence ATGCGTTACATCAGCACCCGCGGCCAGGCACCGGCCCTGAATTTCGAAGACGTTTTGCTCGCCGGCCTTGCCACTGACGGCGGCCTGTACGTGCCGGAAAACCTGCCACGTTTTACTCAGGAAGAAATCGCTTCGTGGGCTGGCCTGCCATACCACGAGCTGGCGTTCCGGGTGATGCGCCCGTTCGTCACCGGCAGCATTCCGGATGCGGATTTCAAGAAGATTCTGGAAGAGACATACGGCGTGTTTTCCCACAGCGCCATTGCCCCGTTGCGCCAACTGAACGGCAACGAGTGGGTGCTTGAGCTGTTCCACGGGCCAACCCTGGCGTTCAAGGACTTCGCCCTGCAACTGCTCGGTCGCCTGCTCGATTACGTGCTTGAAAAGCGCGGCGAGCGCGTGGTGATCATCGGCGCTACCTCAGGTGATACCGGCTCGGCGGCCATCGAAGGCTGCAAGCATTGCGAAAACGTCGACATCTTTATCCTGCACCCGCACAAGCGCGTGTCGGAAGTGCAGCGTCGCCAGATGACCACCATTTTTGGCGAGAACATCCACAACATCGCCATCGAAGGCAACTTCGATGACTGCCAGGAAATGGTCAAGAACAGTTTCGCTGACCAGAGCTTCCTCAAAGGCACGCGCCTGGTCGCCGTAAACTCGATCAACTGGGCGCGGATCATGGCCCAGATCGTTTACTACTTCCACGCAGCCCTGCAGTTGGGCGGCCCGGCACGTTCGGTGTCGTTCTCGGTGCCAACCGGCAACTTCGGCGACATCTTTGCTGGCTACCTGGCGCGCAACATGGGCCTGCCGATCAACCAGTTGATCGTCGCCACCAACCGCAACGACATCCTGCACCGCTTCATGAGCGGCAACCAGTACGTCAAGGAAACCCTGCACGCCACGCTGTCGCCGTCCATGGACATCATGGTGTCGTCGAACTTCGAACGCCTGCTGTTCGACATGCACGGTCGCAACGGCGCCGCGCTGGCCGAGCTGATGAGCAGCTTCAAGAGCGGTGGCGGCTTCAGCGTCGAGCAAGAGCGCTGGACCGAAACCCGCAAACTGTTCGACTCCTTGGCGGTGGACGATGCACAGACCTGTGAAACCATTGCTGAGGTCTTTGCGCAGACCGGCGAACTGCTGGACCCGCACACCGCTATCGGCGTGAAGGCCGCACGCGAATGCCGACGCAGCCTGGACATCCCGATGGTGATCCTCGGTACGGCTCACCCGGTCAAGTTCCCGGAAGCGGTAGAGAAGGCGGGTGTGGGCAAAGCGTTGGAATTGCCGGAGCACTTGGCCGACCTGTTCGAACGCGAAGAGCGCTGTACGGTGTTGGCCAATGACTTGAAGGCCGTGCAGGCGTTTGTCAGCCAGCATGGCAACCGCGGCAAGCCACTCTGA
- a CDS encoding homoserine dehydrogenase, whose amino-acid sequence MKPVKVGICGLGTVGGGTFNVLQRNAEEISRRAGRGIEVAQIATRTPKPQFQTTGIAITNDVFAVATNPEIDIVIELVGGYTVARDLVLLAIENGKHVVTANKALIAVHGNEIFAKAREKGVIVAFEAAVAGGIPVIKAIREGLSANRINWVAGIINGTGNFILTEMREKGRTFEDVLAEAQALGYAEADPTFDVEGIDAAHKLTILASIAFGIPLQFDKAYTEGITKLTTADVNYAEALGYRIKHLGVARSTAAGIELRVHPTLIPADRLIANVNGVMNAVMVNGDAAGSTLFYGAGAGMEPTASSVIADLVDVVRAMTSDPENRVPHLAFQPDSLSAHPILPIEACESAYYLRIQAQDHPGVLAQVASILSERGINIESIMQKEVEEQNGQVPMILLTHRVLEQHMNDAIRALESLQGVVGPVVRIRVEHLN is encoded by the coding sequence GTGAAACCGGTCAAAGTAGGCATCTGTGGGTTAGGGACCGTCGGTGGCGGCACCTTCAACGTACTTCAGCGTAATGCTGAAGAAATTTCCCGCCGTGCAGGGCGTGGGATTGAAGTGGCGCAAATTGCCACGCGTACGCCAAAGCCTCAGTTCCAAACGACCGGTATTGCGATTACCAACGATGTCTTCGCCGTGGCCACCAACCCTGAAATCGATATCGTCATCGAACTGGTCGGCGGCTACACCGTGGCCCGTGATCTGGTGCTGCTGGCCATCGAGAACGGCAAGCACGTGGTTACCGCCAATAAGGCGCTGATCGCCGTGCACGGCAACGAGATCTTCGCCAAGGCGCGCGAGAAGGGCGTGATCGTTGCGTTCGAAGCCGCCGTGGCCGGTGGCATCCCGGTGATCAAGGCGATCCGTGAAGGCCTGTCGGCCAACCGTATCAACTGGGTAGCCGGCATCATCAACGGCACCGGTAACTTCATCCTCACTGAAATGCGCGAGAAGGGCCGTACCTTCGAAGACGTGCTGGCCGAAGCCCAGGCCCTGGGTTACGCCGAGGCCGACCCGACCTTCGACGTGGAAGGCATCGACGCTGCGCACAAGCTGACCATCCTGGCATCCATCGCCTTTGGTATCCCGCTGCAGTTCGACAAGGCCTACACCGAAGGCATCACCAAACTGACCACTGCCGACGTGAACTACGCCGAGGCCCTGGGCTACCGCATCAAGCACCTGGGCGTGGCGCGCAGCACTGCGGCCGGTATCGAGTTGCGTGTGCACCCGACGCTGATCCCGGCCGACCGCCTGATCGCCAACGTCAACGGCGTGATGAACGCGGTGATGGTCAACGGTGACGCTGCCGGTTCTACATTGTTCTACGGCGCCGGCGCCGGCATGGAGCCAACCGCTTCCTCGGTGATCGCCGACCTGGTGGACGTGGTTCGCGCCATGACCAGCGACCCGGAAAACCGCGTGCCACACCTGGCTTTCCAGCCGGATTCGCTGTCGGCTCACCCGATCCTGCCGATCGAGGCCTGCGAAAGCGCCTACTACCTGCGCATCCAGGCCCAAGACCATCCGGGCGTGTTGGCTCAGGTCGCAAGCATCCTCTCGGAGCGCGGTATCAACATCGAGTCGATCATGCAGAAGGAAGTCGAGGAGCAAAACGGCCAGGTGCCGATGATCCTGCTGACCCACCGCGTGCTCGAGCAGCACATGAACGATGCCATCCGGGCGCTCGAATCTCTTCAGGGCGTGGTTGGGCCGGTCGTTCGTATTCGCGTCGAACATCTAAATTAA
- a CDS encoding thioredoxin fold domain-containing protein → MRLTQIIAAAAIALVSTFVVADDAAEQTIRKSLANLALDTPIESISASPMAGLYEVKLKGSRVLYASADGQYIVQGYLFQLKDGKPVNLTEKAERLGVSKLINGIPVAETVVYPAIGETKTHITVFTDTTCPYCHKLHAEVPALNKLGVEVRYVAFPRQGLGSPGDEQLQAVWCSADKKAALDKMVDGKEIKAAKCANPVSKQFALGQSIGVNGTPAIVLADGQVIPGYQPAPQVAKLALGASKQ, encoded by the coding sequence ATGCGCTTGACCCAGATTATTGCCGCCGCAGCGATTGCGTTGGTTTCCACCTTTGTTGTCGCCGATGACGCCGCCGAGCAAACGATTCGCAAGAGCTTGGCCAACCTGGCGCTCGACACGCCAATCGAAAGCATCAGTGCCAGCCCGATGGCGGGCCTGTATGAAGTCAAGCTCAAGGGCAGCCGCGTGCTGTACGCCAGCGCCGATGGCCAGTACATCGTCCAGGGCTACCTGTTCCAGTTGAAAGACGGCAAGCCGGTCAACCTGACCGAGAAAGCCGAGCGCCTGGGCGTGTCCAAGCTGATCAATGGTATTCCGGTGGCTGAAACCGTGGTTTATCCGGCCATCGGCGAGACCAAGACCCACATCACCGTGTTCACCGACACCACCTGCCCGTACTGCCACAAGCTGCACGCCGAAGTGCCTGCGCTGAACAAGCTGGGTGTGGAAGTGCGTTACGTAGCGTTCCCGCGCCAGGGCCTGGGCTCGCCGGGTGACGAACAGTTGCAGGCAGTCTGGTGCTCGGCCGATAAGAAAGCCGCCTTGGACAAAATGGTCGATGGCAAGGAAATCAAGGCGGCCAAATGCGCCAACCCGGTTTCCAAGCAGTTTGCCTTGGGCCAGTCCATTGGTGTGAACGGTACACCGGCCATCGTGTTGGCTGACGGCCAAGTGATTCCGGGCTACCAGCCGGCGCCACAAGTTGCCAAACTGGCACTGGGTGCGAGTAAGCAGTAA
- the xerD gene encoding site-specific tyrosine recombinase XerD, with amino-acid sequence MPAIDHPLIDRFLDALWLEKGLSDNTRQAYRSDLALFNGWLQEKNLELINAGRELILDHLAWRLEQNYKPRSTARFLSGVRGFYRYLLREKLIAVDPTLQIDMPQLGRPLPKSLSEADVDALLSAPDLSEAIGQRDRAMLEVLYACGLRVTELISLTLEQVNLRQGVLRVMGKGSKERLVPMGEEAIVWVERYMRDARGELLGGRPSDVLFPSLRGEQMTRQTFWHRIKHQAKVAGIGKALSPHTLRHAFATHLLNHGADLRVVQMLLGHSDLSTTQIYTHVARARLQDMHAKHHPRG; translated from the coding sequence ATGCCCGCCATTGACCACCCTTTGATCGACCGCTTCCTCGACGCCCTCTGGCTGGAAAAAGGCCTGTCGGACAACACCCGTCAGGCCTATCGCAGCGACCTGGCGCTGTTCAATGGCTGGTTGCAGGAAAAAAACCTCGAACTGATCAATGCCGGTCGTGAGCTGATCCTCGATCACCTGGCCTGGCGCTTGGAACAGAACTACAAACCGCGCTCCACGGCGCGCTTTCTCTCCGGCGTGCGTGGCTTTTATCGCTACCTGCTGCGGGAAAAACTCATCGCCGTCGACCCAACTCTGCAAATCGACATGCCGCAGCTGGGTCGGCCATTGCCCAAATCCCTGTCGGAAGCCGACGTCGATGCCTTGCTCTCCGCCCCCGACCTGAGCGAAGCCATCGGCCAGCGCGACCGCGCCATGCTCGAAGTGCTCTACGCCTGCGGCCTGCGTGTGACCGAGCTGATCAGCCTGACCCTGGAGCAAGTCAACCTGCGCCAGGGCGTGCTCCGGGTGATGGGCAAGGGCAGCAAGGAGCGCTTGGTACCCATGGGCGAGGAGGCGATTGTGTGGGTCGAGCGCTACATGCGTGATGCCCGCGGTGAGTTGCTCGGTGGACGGCCCAGCGATGTGCTGTTCCCCAGCTTGCGCGGCGAGCAGATGACCCGCCAGACCTTCTGGCACCGTATCAAGCACCAGGCCAAGGTGGCTGGGATCGGCAAGGCGCTTTCGCCGCACACATTGCGCCACGCGTTTGCCACCCATTTGCTCAACCACGGTGCGGACTTACGCGTCGTACAAATGCTGCTGGGTCACAGTGACTTATCCACAACCCAGATCTACACCCACGTGGCACGCGCACGCTTGCAGGATATGCACGCCAAGCACCACCCACGCGGATAA
- a CDS encoding acyl-CoA thioesterase, with protein sequence MTTRLEEIQRRTDLSVTHVTKAVFPPTTNHHNTLFGGTALAWMDEVSFITATRFCRLPLVTVSTDRIDFNHAIPAGSIVELIGRVIKVGNTSLKVEVEVFVESMSADGREKAIQGVFSFVAIDADKRPVPVLPGFVG encoded by the coding sequence ATGACCACCCGCCTCGAAGAAATCCAGCGTCGCACCGACCTGTCCGTGACCCACGTGACCAAGGCCGTGTTTCCGCCGACCACCAACCACCACAACACGCTGTTCGGCGGCACTGCGTTAGCCTGGATGGACGAAGTGTCGTTCATCACCGCTACGCGGTTTTGCCGTTTGCCGCTGGTGACGGTCTCCACCGATCGTATCGACTTTAACCATGCGATCCCGGCCGGCTCCATCGTTGAGTTGATTGGCCGTGTGATCAAGGTGGGCAATACCAGCCTCAAGGTCGAAGTCGAAGTGTTTGTTGAAAGCATGAGTGCTGATGGCCGCGAAAAAGCCATCCAAGGCGTGTTTAGCTTTGTCGCGATCGATGCCGACAAGCGGCCGGTGCCGGTGTTGCCTGGGTTTGTGGGCTGA